The Thermoleophilia bacterium genome segment GCCTCACGCGAGTTCCTGATTCCCTCCGCGCGGGAGCGGGCCGTGGTCACGACCAACGGGATCTTCCGGCCGACCATTTTGGCCGGCGGACAGGTCAAGGGCGTCTGGAAGATGCCGGGTGGCAAGGTCGATCTCGACCCTTTCGGGCGCCTTGATGCCCGGGAAGCCGGGGTGCTTGAATCCGACGTCGCCGATCTGATCCGGTTTCTCGCCGGGTAGGACCCGGCGCCGGCGGTGGTGGCTCAGCCCGGTGTCTACCGGGATCTAGCGCCGGGCGTGCCCGTAGGCGAACGGCGCGAAGCGGCCGTTCTTCAGCTTGTTGCGCATGACCCGGATCGCTTCAGGGTAGAAGTCCGGGTTGTAGGGGTCCGAGTCACCGAATCCCCGGTAGTAGGCGAGCATCCGCACGCGGGGTCGCCGGTTCACCCAGTGAAACATCTTGCGCACGAAGTTGACGTCGTCCGCACCGGTGACGCCCCACTCGGTGATCGCGACCGGCTTGTCCCGCCAGGGACGACCGCGCATGAACTTGTTGAGGTCTCCCCAGTAGGGATAGTCCGAGTAGCAATCGGTTCCGGCCCAGTCGACGAAGTACTTTCCCGGCCAGTAGTTGCCGGGCCAGTTGCCGCGAACCTTCGGTGAGCCCGCGGGCAGTGGGCTCCAGACCATCGAAACCGGTGCCTCAGGCATCCGGACCGGCTGTTTGGCTGCGCCCCACTGGACGTGCCGCATGCGAAGCCTGCGCAGGAGCCGGTTGATCGCCACCGTCTTCCGGCCTCCCCGCACGATCACCGCGATCCTTTGAAAGGCCTTGCGATACCAGTAGGTGGTGTGCTCGCCGCCGCGCTTCGAACCGTCGCAATAGACAGCCGAGTAGGCGTTCAGACAGCGGTTGGGCTCGCCGAGCGGCCGGATGAAGGCGCGCAGGTCCTTCTCGGCGAAGAACCGGTTCATCTTCCACAGGTACGGGTCGCCGGCGCCGGTCGCGATCTCCTGCGGCGTGATCAGCTCCTCCTGGGTTTCGTCGTCGGCAGTCGAGATGTGGAGCATCGGCGTGACCCGGGCGTTACTCCAGCGCCTGTAGGCGAGGTCGAGGCCGTTTCCCCACGGGTGGAACGTCTGAAGCACCGCCGGGTGCTTGCCCGCTGCCTCGGCGAAGTTCTGGAATCCCTCGAGGGTGCCGTTGTCGCTGACGCCGGTCAGGACCTTGCCCTTGGGTGGACCGAAAATCGCTGCCCGGGACGGCCCTGCCGAAAGCAGCACCAGAAACAAAACGAGGGTGGCCGGGACGAGCCGGGCTGGATTCGGCTTCACATCGACTACCTTCGTAACAAGGGGGCCTTGCCCTCGTTGCGGTTCAGCCGGGCTGGGAAAGAACGTCCGCCATGCGCACCGGGGTGACCCCCAGCGATTCGACGTCGGCGGTGCCTTGACTCGTGGTCATCGAGACCCGCATCAGTTCGGCTTCCTGCCAGGTTGCGAAGACCGCTTCCTTGAAGATCCGGTGGAGGGTGCCGAGGCCCAG includes the following:
- a CDS encoding winged helix DNA-binding domain-containing protein — translated: MADGPVLSRAAVAVARAESDELPRWRELVPLAEVIGTETAAPPVARLLGPFDPVLHGWASREFLIPSARERAVVTTNGIFRPTILAGGQVKGVWKMPGGKVDLDPFGRLDAREAGVLESDVADLIRFLAG